In Streptomyces alboniger, the following are encoded in one genomic region:
- a CDS encoding molybdopterin cofactor-binding domain-containing protein yields MTEPAPPPEPEPPAPDAPHAPERRRVLAYLLAAPTLAVGVRFGADAVQGQEAAAAVPSPPQPENLFDLGDLQNLVAAPTSGLISVQVHTDGTASFAVPRAEVGQGMTTAIAMMIAEEMDLPLDKVRVALADARPELLMNQFTGGSNSMRSMYLPVRTAAAVARQRLVSTAAEEWGVAASRLTVEDGVIRCGARSATYGSLAEKAASAKVRAATARLKPREDFTVLGTPRNRIDALEIVTGRKKFGMDHDVPDAKPTMVRRPPTINGTVKAVHNADAVLRMPGITDVAVIEHGVAVRGATFGQCVDALRALEVTWGRGTVDTESDDTVLRKIKAAALPMVVPPLFTKKLDAEFTFAFASNSPLEPDNAIADVRADRAEIWSSLKVPIVAQQDIAARLGLPQKAVTVHVVEGGGSFGRHLFHDVAAEAAEISQKMGKPVKLSWSRTDNFRQGRTHPMCVSRVRATHALGNVLSYEQRHTGSQTDFGHGLGEMITSAAAKLPVAGNLTFAETIFQLTQSTPYHFGATTQLLNEVPLRFNTGSMRNIYSPNVACARELVVDQLAARMGRDPVEFRRAFLKDKRLRAVLDRAAEEGGWGRPLPAGMAQGVGVHAEYRGAVAALVEIDCRPETVNRKIRDAVTGPRVTKALMVVDAGFAINPRGLEAQMMGGFNDALAMALTSSLHIKDGLPLEGSWDNYFYTRQWNTPLELRVVIMPSDSEKPAGAGELGVAPAFAAIACAYARATGTLPTSFPINHGTLGFDPLPREPSTPQSPTDGLDRAF; encoded by the coding sequence ATGACAGAACCCGCTCCCCCGCCGGAGCCGGAGCCTCCGGCTCCCGACGCCCCCCACGCTCCCGAGCGCCGCAGAGTGCTCGCCTACCTGCTCGCCGCCCCGACCCTCGCCGTCGGCGTCCGCTTCGGCGCCGACGCGGTCCAGGGGCAGGAGGCCGCGGCAGCCGTACCGTCCCCGCCGCAGCCCGAGAACCTCTTCGATCTCGGCGACTTGCAGAACCTGGTGGCGGCGCCCACGTCCGGCCTGATCTCCGTCCAGGTGCACACGGACGGCACCGCCTCCTTCGCCGTGCCCCGCGCGGAGGTGGGCCAGGGCATGACCACCGCGATCGCCATGATGATCGCCGAGGAGATGGACCTGCCGCTGGACAAGGTGCGGGTCGCGCTCGCCGACGCGCGGCCCGAGTTGCTGATGAACCAGTTCACCGGCGGCTCGAACTCGATGCGCAGCATGTATCTGCCGGTCCGCACCGCCGCCGCCGTCGCCCGGCAGCGGCTCGTGTCGACGGCGGCCGAGGAGTGGGGCGTGGCGGCCTCCCGGCTGACGGTCGAGGACGGCGTGATCCGGTGCGGGGCCCGCAGCGCCACGTACGGCTCACTGGCCGAGAAGGCCGCGAGCGCGAAGGTCCGCGCGGCCACCGCGCGGCTCAAGCCCCGCGAGGACTTCACGGTGCTCGGCACGCCCCGCAACCGTATCGACGCCCTGGAGATCGTCACCGGCCGCAAGAAGTTCGGCATGGACCACGACGTCCCGGACGCCAAGCCCACCATGGTGCGCAGGCCGCCGACGATCAACGGCACGGTGAAGGCGGTGCACAACGCCGACGCGGTCCTGCGGATGCCGGGCATCACCGATGTCGCGGTGATCGAGCACGGTGTGGCCGTGCGGGGCGCGACCTTCGGCCAGTGCGTCGACGCGCTGCGCGCCCTGGAGGTGACCTGGGGGCGCGGCACGGTGGACACGGAATCGGACGACACCGTCCTGCGCAAGATCAAAGCGGCTGCCCTGCCCATGGTCGTACCGCCGCTGTTCACCAAGAAGCTCGACGCCGAGTTCACCTTCGCGTTCGCCAGCAACAGCCCGCTGGAGCCGGACAACGCGATAGCCGACGTGCGGGCCGACCGCGCCGAGATCTGGTCGAGCCTCAAGGTCCCGATCGTGGCCCAGCAGGACATCGCCGCCCGGCTGGGGCTGCCCCAAAAGGCGGTCACCGTGCATGTGGTGGAGGGCGGCGGGTCCTTCGGCCGGCATCTCTTCCACGACGTGGCGGCCGAGGCGGCGGAGATCTCCCAGAAGATGGGCAAGCCGGTCAAGCTGTCGTGGTCCCGCACGGACAACTTCCGCCAGGGCCGTACGCATCCGATGTGCGTCTCGCGCGTACGGGCGACGCACGCCCTCGGCAACGTCCTCAGTTACGAGCAGCGGCACACCGGCTCGCAGACCGACTTCGGCCACGGTCTCGGCGAGATGATCACGTCGGCCGCGGCAAAGCTGCCCGTCGCGGGCAACTTGACGTTCGCCGAGACGATCTTCCAGCTGACACAGTCCACGCCGTACCACTTCGGCGCCACGACCCAGTTGCTGAACGAGGTGCCGCTGAGGTTCAACACGGGCAGCATGCGCAACATCTACTCCCCGAACGTGGCGTGCGCGCGGGAGCTGGTCGTCGATCAGCTCGCCGCGAGGATGGGCAGGGACCCGGTGGAGTTCCGCCGCGCGTTCCTCAAGGACAAGCGGCTGCGGGCCGTTCTGGACCGGGCGGCCGAGGAGGGCGGCTGGGGCAGGCCGCTTCCCGCCGGGATGGCGCAGGGCGTCGGCGTACACGCGGAGTACCGGGGCGCGGTCGCCGCGCTCGTCGAGATCGACTGCCGCCCCGAGACCGTCAACCGGAAGATCCGGGACGCGGTGACGGGACCGCGCGTCACCAAGGCGCTGATGGTCGTCGACGCGGGGTTCGCCATCAACCCGCGCGGCCTGGAGGCCCAGATGATGGGCGGTTTCAACGACGCGCTCGCGATGGCCCTCACGTCCAGCCTGCACATCAAGGACGGCCTGCCGCTGGAGGGCAGCTGGGACAACTACTTCTATACGAGGCAGTGGAACACGCCGCTCGAACTGCGCGTGGTGATCATGCCGAGCGACAGCGAGAAGCCCGCTGGTGCGGGCGAGTTGGGGGTCGCTCCCGCGTTCGCCGCCATCGCCTGCGCGTACGCGCGCGCGACCGGGACGCTGCCGACGAGCTTCCCCATCAACCACGGCACGCTCGGCTTCGACCCGCTCCCCCGCGAGCCCTCCACCCCCCAGTCCCCCACCGACGGTCTCGACCGCGCCTTCTGA
- a CDS encoding (2Fe-2S)-binding protein has product MASHTFTLNGERITVEAEDDVRLLWVLRDLLGVTGPKYGCGIGVCQACTSHINGKAFNPCSVPVSKIAPDDEITTIEGLPATVGKELHPMQEAWLELDVAQCGYCQPGQIMTAVAKVRRAAAEGREIEERDLDEIRNICRCGTYTRIREAIKAGAKNM; this is encoded by the coding sequence ATGGCGAGCCACACCTTCACACTGAACGGCGAGCGGATCACCGTCGAGGCCGAGGACGACGTACGTCTCCTGTGGGTCCTGCGTGATCTCCTCGGCGTGACCGGACCCAAGTACGGCTGCGGCATCGGCGTCTGCCAGGCCTGTACGTCGCACATCAACGGCAAGGCCTTCAACCCCTGCTCGGTCCCCGTCTCCAAGATCGCCCCTGATGACGAGATCACCACGATCGAGGGGCTGCCCGCCACCGTCGGCAAGGAGCTGCACCCGATGCAGGAGGCCTGGCTGGAGCTGGACGTCGCCCAGTGCGGCTACTGCCAGCCGGGGCAGATCATGACCGCCGTCGCCAAGGTGCGCCGGGCCGCCGCCGAGGGACGTGAGATCGAGGAGCGCGATCTGGACGAGATCCGCAACATCTGCCGCTGCGGCACGTACACCCGCATCCGGGAGGCGATCAAGGCGGGCGCGAAGAACATGTGA
- the argG gene encoding argininosuccinate synthase, translated as MSKVLTSLPTGERVGIAFSGGLDTSVAVAWMRDKGAVPCTYTADIGQYDEPDIASVPGRASAYGAEITRLVDCRAALVEEGLAALACGAFHIKSGGRPYFNTTPLGRAVTGTLLVRAMLEDGVQIWGDGSTFKGNDIERFYRYGLLANPHLRIYKPWLDADFVSELGGRKEMSEWLVAHGLPYRDSTEKAYSTDANIWGATHEAKTLEHLDTGLETVDPIMGVRFWDPSVEIGTEDVTIGFDQGRPVTVNGKEFPSPVDLVMEANAIGGRHGLGMSDQIENRVIEAKSRGIYEAPGMALLHIAYERLVNAIHNEDTVAAYHNEGRRLGRLLYEGRWLDPQALMVRESLQRWVGAAITGEVTLRLRRGEDYSILDTRGPALSYHPDKLSMERTEDSAFGPVDRIGQLTMRNLDIADSRSRLEQYVELGLVGTVHPTPIGAAQAASTGLIGAMDAGGAQAIASRGETTDEESMLDRAAMESGTD; from the coding sequence ATGTCCAAGGTCCTCACCTCCCTTCCCACCGGCGAGCGCGTCGGCATCGCCTTCTCCGGCGGTCTCGACACCTCCGTCGCCGTCGCCTGGATGCGCGACAAGGGCGCCGTCCCGTGCACCTACACCGCCGACATCGGGCAGTACGACGAGCCCGATATCGCGTCCGTGCCCGGCCGAGCCTCCGCGTACGGCGCCGAGATCACCCGACTCGTCGACTGCCGTGCCGCGCTGGTCGAGGAAGGCCTTGCGGCGCTCGCCTGCGGTGCGTTCCACATCAAGTCGGGCGGACGTCCGTACTTCAACACCACGCCGCTGGGGCGGGCCGTGACCGGCACGCTCCTCGTGCGGGCCATGCTCGAGGACGGCGTGCAGATCTGGGGCGACGGCTCCACGTTCAAGGGCAACGACATCGAGCGGTTCTACCGCTACGGCCTGCTCGCCAACCCGCACCTGCGGATCTACAAGCCCTGGCTGGACGCGGACTTCGTGAGCGAGCTGGGCGGCCGCAAGGAGATGTCGGAGTGGCTGGTCGCGCACGGGCTGCCCTACCGTGACTCCACGGAGAAGGCGTACTCCACGGACGCCAACATCTGGGGCGCCACGCACGAGGCGAAGACGCTGGAGCACCTCGACACCGGCCTGGAGACCGTCGACCCGATCATGGGCGTGCGGTTCTGGGACCCGTCGGTGGAGATCGGCACCGAGGACGTCACGATCGGCTTCGACCAGGGCCGTCCCGTGACGGTCAACGGCAAGGAGTTCCCCTCCCCGGTCGACCTCGTCATGGAGGCCAACGCGATCGGCGGCCGGCACGGCCTCGGCATGTCCGACCAGATCGAGAACCGCGTCATCGAGGCCAAGAGCCGCGGCATCTACGAGGCGCCGGGCATGGCGCTGCTGCACATCGCCTACGAGCGCCTGGTCAACGCGATCCACAACGAGGACACCGTGGCCGCGTACCACAACGAGGGCAGGCGGCTCGGGCGGCTGCTCTACGAGGGCCGCTGGCTCGACCCGCAGGCGCTGATGGTGCGCGAGTCGCTCCAGCGCTGGGTGGGCGCGGCGATCACCGGCGAGGTGACGCTGCGGCTGCGGCGCGGCGAGGACTACTCGATCCTCGACACTCGGGGCCCGGCGCTCAGCTACCACCCGGACAAGCTCTCCATGGAGCGGACCGAGGACTCGGCGTTCGGCCCGGTGGACCGGATCGGCCAGCTCACCATGCGCAACCTCGACATCGCGGACTCGCGTTCCCGTCTTGAGCAGTACGTGGAGCTGGGCCTGGTCGGCACCGTCCACCCGACGCCGATCGGTGCCGCGCAGGCGGCCTCGACGGGTCTGATCGGCGCCATGGACGCGGGCGGCGCCCAGGCGATCGCCTCGCGCGGCGAGACGACGGACGAGGAGTCGATGCTGGACCGCGCCGCGATGGAGTCCGGCACGGACTGA
- a CDS encoding GlxA family transcriptional regulator gives MPPSHRVVIAVFPDVDLLDVTGPAEVFSLANRETGGRAGYEVRLAGPVVGPVRTSAGVRLLTDVSFEEVGGRVDTLLVPGAVDMTDDGPRARIDGEVVQWLRETAPGARRVASVCVGAHLLAAAGLLDGRTATTHWSTAAQLAADHPAVTVDPDPIFVRTDRGRLWTGAGISACLDLALALVAEDQGEDIALAVARQLVMFLKRQGGQSQFSVPLSRPASDRRDIDELRLWIAGHLGDDLSAAALAARMCLSERHFARVFKQETGTSAADYVEAARVEAARRLLESTDRSLEQVAAAAGLGSVETLHRAFRRQLAITPAAYRRRFRVSTG, from the coding sequence ATGCCCCCTTCACACCGCGTCGTCATCGCGGTCTTCCCCGATGTCGATCTCCTCGACGTGACCGGCCCTGCCGAGGTCTTCTCGCTGGCCAACCGCGAGACCGGGGGCCGTGCCGGGTACGAGGTCCGCCTCGCCGGGCCGGTCGTCGGCCCGGTGCGCACGTCGGCGGGCGTGCGGCTGCTCACCGACGTGTCCTTCGAGGAGGTCGGCGGGCGGGTGGACACCCTGCTGGTGCCCGGCGCGGTCGACATGACCGACGACGGCCCCCGCGCCCGTATCGACGGCGAGGTCGTCCAGTGGCTGCGGGAGACCGCCCCGGGCGCCCGGCGAGTGGCGTCGGTTTGTGTCGGCGCCCATCTGCTGGCCGCGGCCGGACTCCTCGACGGCAGGACGGCGACGACCCACTGGTCGACCGCCGCACAGCTCGCCGCCGACCACCCCGCCGTCACGGTCGACCCGGACCCGATCTTCGTACGCACCGACCGCGGCCGGTTGTGGACGGGTGCCGGGATCAGCGCCTGCCTGGATCTCGCACTGGCGCTGGTGGCCGAGGACCAGGGGGAGGACATCGCCCTGGCGGTCGCCCGGCAGCTGGTGATGTTCCTGAAGCGGCAGGGCGGGCAGAGCCAGTTCTCCGTGCCGCTCAGCCGCCCCGCGTCCGACCGCCGTGACATCGACGAGCTGCGGCTGTGGATCGCCGGGCACCTCGGCGACGACCTGTCCGCGGCGGCGCTGGCGGCCCGGATGTGCCTCAGCGAGCGGCACTTCGCCCGCGTGTTCAAACAGGAGACGGGCACCAGCGCCGCCGACTACGTCGAGGCGGCCCGGGTGGAGGCGGCCCGCCGGCTCCTGGAGAGCACCGACCGTTCCCTGGAGCAGGTCGCCGCGGCCGCCGGACTCGGTTCGGTGGAGACCCTGCACCGCGCCTTCCGGCGCCAACTCGCCATCACCCCGGCCGCCTACCGCCGCCGGTTCCGTGTCAGCACCGGCTGA
- the pstS gene encoding phosphate ABC transporter substrate-binding protein PstS gives MRRPRPGRTYRGSGTAAAGSLAAVLSLALAGCGFAGLGEGDGDDRASAAPAAVAGIDCAKTGKVPGTGSSAQQSAMKFWIKEYQRACPGVRIAYNPIGSGAGSAQFLRGATAFGGSDSALKPDEVALSKDVCRGGRAIDLPMVGGPVAIGYDLPGVDSLVLDAPTLAKIFDRRITSWDDPLIQRLNPGAELPSMPIRPVHRSDDSGTTQNFQAYLAGAAPDAWRHPVGKAWQGRGGASASGSSGVAAEVTSGFGAIGYFELSLARARHIKTVSIDTGAPAPVRPTPTTASAGIAAAARVAGKGKDMTLKFRYGSSAPGAYPIVQVTYEIVCDKGNQQATLPALKSFLSYTASEAGQEPLSRLHYAPLPESVAGRVREVVRTLA, from the coding sequence TTGCGACGCCCACGTCCAGGACGTACGTACCGAGGCAGCGGCACGGCCGCCGCGGGCTCACTGGCGGCCGTGCTGTCACTGGCCCTGGCGGGGTGTGGGTTCGCCGGCCTCGGGGAGGGGGACGGGGACGACCGCGCGTCCGCCGCTCCCGCCGCCGTCGCGGGGATCGACTGCGCGAAGACGGGAAAGGTGCCCGGGACGGGGTCCAGCGCCCAGCAGAGCGCGATGAAGTTCTGGATCAAGGAGTACCAACGCGCCTGCCCCGGCGTGCGGATCGCCTACAACCCGATCGGCTCCGGGGCCGGTAGCGCCCAATTCCTGCGGGGAGCCACCGCTTTCGGCGGCTCCGACAGCGCGTTGAAGCCGGACGAGGTCGCCCTGTCCAAGGACGTCTGCCGGGGCGGCCGCGCGATCGACCTGCCCATGGTCGGCGGGCCCGTCGCGATCGGATACGACCTGCCGGGCGTCGACAGCCTGGTCCTCGACGCCCCGACGCTCGCGAAGATCTTCGACCGGCGGATCACCAGCTGGGACGACCCGCTCATTCAGCGGCTCAATCCCGGTGCCGAACTGCCCTCCATGCCGATCCGCCCCGTTCACCGCTCCGACGACTCGGGCACCACGCAGAACTTCCAGGCGTATCTCGCGGGCGCGGCCCCCGACGCCTGGCGACACCCAGTGGGCAAGGCCTGGCAGGGCAGGGGCGGCGCGTCCGCGAGCGGGTCGAGCGGAGTCGCGGCGGAGGTCACTTCCGGCTTCGGCGCGATCGGCTACTTCGAACTGTCCTTGGCGCGGGCCCGGCACATCAAGACCGTCAGCATCGACACGGGCGCGCCCGCCCCCGTCAGGCCCACGCCTACGACGGCGTCGGCCGGTATCGCGGCGGCGGCCCGCGTCGCGGGCAAGGGCAAGGACATGACGCTGAAGTTCCGCTACGGTTCCTCGGCGCCGGGCGCGTACCCGATCGTCCAGGTCACCTACGAGATCGTGTGTGACAAGGGGAACCAGCAGGCGACCCTGCCCGCACTGAAGTCGTTCCTGAGCTACACCGCGAGCGAGGCGGGCCAGGAGCCGCTGTCCCGCCTGCACTACGCGCCACTGCCGGAGTCCGTCGCGGGGCGGGTACGCGAGGTGGTCCGCACGCTCGCCTGA
- a CDS encoding LysE family translocator — translation MFTEIIAAAGVLALLTVVPGPDMAVVTRRAVSSGWRDGLRTVGGITAGLLIWGVLTVAGLAAVLAASAVAYTAVKLLGAAYLVFLGIQALVRSRKGAPPSAAVPGAAADGGSPWRTGLVSNVLNPKIAVFYTGLLPTLTPHSLPSHLGMALLVLLHATLTLVWLGGYVMVLAKARSFFGRPAVRRALDRVTGVVLIGFGLKVATADS, via the coding sequence ATGTTCACGGAGATCATCGCGGCGGCCGGCGTACTCGCTCTGCTCACGGTGGTGCCAGGGCCGGACATGGCTGTGGTCACCAGACGGGCCGTCAGCTCCGGCTGGCGCGACGGGCTGCGCACGGTCGGCGGCATCACCGCAGGACTGCTGATCTGGGGCGTGCTCACGGTGGCCGGACTCGCCGCCGTGCTGGCCGCTTCGGCCGTCGCCTACACGGCCGTCAAGCTGCTCGGCGCCGCCTATCTCGTCTTCCTCGGGATCCAGGCCCTGGTGCGGAGCCGCAAGGGTGCGCCACCGTCCGCCGCCGTCCCCGGCGCGGCGGCGGACGGCGGCAGCCCATGGCGGACCGGCCTCGTCAGCAACGTCCTCAATCCCAAGATCGCCGTCTTCTACACCGGCCTGCTGCCCACCTTGACGCCCCATTCCCTGCCCTCGCACCTGGGCATGGCCCTGCTGGTCCTGCTGCATGCCACCCTCACCCTGGTCTGGCTGGGCGGTTACGTCATGGTCCTGGCCAAGGCCCGTTCCTTCTTCGGCAGGCCCGCGGTGCGCCGCGCCCTCGACCGGGTGACGGGTGTCGTGCTGATCGGCTTCGGGCTCAAGGTGGCGACGGCCGACAGCTGA